The following coding sequences are from one Paramormyrops kingsleyae isolate MSU_618 chromosome 21, PKINGS_0.4, whole genome shotgun sequence window:
- the LOC140581516 gene encoding G-protein coupled receptor family C group 5 member B-like: protein MNSGSWCVLRAGGDDRRRQAMTFPSMFPILLILSLVGHSFAEDEAPPRGCGSLLKWPLCNLDAVWGVAVTVAAGVAVLASLVLALVLLCRLRRITEPEARSGVAPLLLLLATICMLCAVSVAYVIERDDSVCIARHSLWGALFVLTMAYQATQGVRLLRCPCFRPLAAVVIGLAVMQGIAIVEWILAIALHPGQPVCQYQPLRIGLVCMYGLALLMAVPLTLACSLARGQPQWTSRTWCVLFLSFTSLVIWAIYLSHYRFTKVIPAQSSSWEDRLLAEVLVAQAWMLLLLHAAPEAHACLCPAPQPSGPHDVPHSREARLEDGIPLFPQPIAESQGSEFDSSSSAGSASWWNGSAEPRPSTSYHVETYELNEMNSSAEPMPSTSSGISEIWYTEASIF, encoded by the exons ATGAACTCAGGCAGTTGGTGTGTTTTGAGAGCTGGTGGAGACGACAGACGTCGACAAG caATGACATTCCCTTCCATGTTCCCCAtcctcctcatcctctccctggTGGGCCACAGCTTTGCAGAGGATGAGGCTCCTCCTCGAGGCTGTGGCTCCCTCCTGAAGTGGCCGCTGTGTAACCTGGACGCAGTGTGGGGCGTGGCGGTGACAGTGGCGGCAGGCGTGGCGGTCCTGGCCTCACTTGTCCTGGCCCTGGTGCTGTTGTGCCGCTTGCGGCGCATCACAGAGCCTGAGGCACGCAGTGGGGTGGCACCGCTGCTCCTGCTCCTCGCCACCATCTGCATGCTCTGTGCCGTCAGTGTCGCGTATGTCATCGAGCGGGACGACAGTGTCTGCATTGCCCGGCACTCCCTCTGGGGGGCACTGTTTGTCCTGACGATGGCATACCAAGCGACCCAGGGTGTGCGACTGCTCCGGTGCCCCTGCTTCAGACCCCTGGCGGCGGTGGTGATCGGCTTGGCGGTAATGCAGGGAATCGCCATTGTCGAATGGATCCTGGCAATTGCACTGCACCCGGGCCAGCCCGTCTGCCAGTACCAGCCGCTGCGTATCGGTTTGGTCTGCATGTACGGGCTGGCCCTGCTCATGGCAGTGCCACTGACCTTGGCCTGTAGCTTGGCTCGGGGGCAGCCGCAGTGGACATCTCGGACCTGGTGTGTGCTCTTCCTGAGCTTCACGTCTCTTGTGATATGGGCCATCTACCTATCACACTATCGCTTCACGAAAGTGATTCCTGCCCAGTCCTCCAGCTGGGAGGACCGGTTGCTGGCAGAGGTGCTGGTGGCGCAGGCctggatgctgctgctgctccacgCCGCCCCTGAAGCCCATGCCTGCCTTTGCCCAGCCCCGCAGCCCTCAGGTCCCCATGATGTTCCCCACTCGAGGGAGGCCAGATTGGAAGACGGCATTCCCTTATTCCCCCAGCCAATTGCGGAGAGCCAGGGCTCTGAGTTTGACAGCAGCAGCTCAG CTGGATCAGCAAGTTGGTGGAATGGAAGCGCAGAACCAAGGCCCAGCACTTCCTACCACGTCGAGACGTACGAGCTGAACGAGATGAACAGCAGCGCA GAGCCCATGCCCTCCACCTCCTCAGGAATATCTGAGATTTGGTACACAGAGGCATCGATATTCTGA